From the Tissierellales bacterium genome, one window contains:
- a CDS encoding STM4013/SEN3800 family hydrolase, giving the protein MEVNMNEVVGNDDIIFLSLDTLRYDVANEEYLAGNLPNLCRDGGWEKRHSPGNYTYSSHHSFFIGFLPTEIEYKPLHDREWLFMTEKTGLKSMKTKNAFKYKGNHIMEGLSNVGYKTICIGGVVFFSKKEGVYNVFPEMFDESYWNPRFGVTNPKSAEYQVQKAIKVLEDTDKDQRVFLFINFSAIHGPNYYYLDEHKNAEKSYNPSKNILASKLDCVESQKAALRYVDKCLEPLFEYMKNRNRTFCIALSDHGTCYGEEGYEGHNVSTEIVYNVPYRHFFL; this is encoded by the coding sequence ATGGAAGTTAATATGAATGAAGTAGTTGGAAATGATGATATCATATTTTTGTCATTAGATACACTTAGATATGATGTAGCGAATGAAGAGTATTTAGCGGGAAATTTGCCTAATTTATGTAGAGATGGCGGTTGGGAAAAAAGACATTCTCCTGGAAATTATACGTATTCATCTCATCATAGCTTTTTTATAGGTTTTTTGCCTACGGAAATAGAATATAAACCACTTCACGATAGAGAATGGCTGTTTATGACAGAAAAAACTGGGCTAAAGTCTATGAAAACAAAAAATGCTTTCAAGTATAAGGGAAATCACATAATGGAAGGGCTTTCAAATGTAGGATATAAAACCATATGTATAGGTGGAGTTGTATTCTTTAGCAAAAAAGAAGGCGTATATAATGTATTTCCTGAAATGTTTGATGAAAGTTATTGGAATCCACGATTTGGAGTGACTAATCCAAAATCAGCGGAGTATCAGGTGCAAAAGGCAATCAAAGTATTAGAAGATACAGATAAAGATCAAAGAGTATTTCTATTTATAAATTTTTCAGCAATACATGGGCCTAATTATTATTATTTAGATGAACATAAAAATGCTGAAAAAAGTTACAACCCAAGTAAAAATATATTGGCATCAAAATTAGATTGTGTAGAGAGTCAAAAAGCAGCACTTAGATATGTGGACAAGTGCTTAGAGCCGTTATTTGAGTATATGAAAAATAGGAATAGGACATTTTGTATAGCACTATCAGATCATGGAACTTGCTATGGTGAAGAAGGATACGAAGGGCACAATGTGTCTACTGAAATTGTTTATAATGTACCGTATAGACATTTCTTTTTGTAA
- a CDS encoding STM4012 family radical SAM protein — translation MKESIKKVLEDPYQNYIYSYPHKMSYREFKSPIELKSLWGENDAEAITLYIHIPFCISKCGYCNLMSSTKIQRDRIHSYVKQLINEIKAVGKFLDIKDDDKNIFSSVIFGGGTPSILEVNEIKDVLDAASMYLNIDYNDTFLSTEVSPRTLSEEKLNLFESYGIDRISMGIQSFRENELKNVHRFEGLDNIKKSIDLLFKREIPIRNLDLIYGIEGQTMETWKESLQKVVYNSPEELYIYPLYIRENTCLYSKAEKNIDLMKEMYEFAKAFLKSNGYIQTSMRNFIREDMKMDLYPEYSCQENAMIGIGCGARSYIGNVHYSRKYAVLQNNINEIIDEYIAETDFSHAKHGYILDQDEMKRRYIQKSILKVTGLDLDDYNDVFGESPENYDELKDLEEYGFIEKRDNRYFPTEKGLLHSDSIGPLFISNVVKQKIEEFNE, via the coding sequence ATGAAAGAAAGCATAAAAAAGGTATTAGAAGATCCGTATCAGAATTATATATATTCATATCCGCACAAAATGTCATATAGAGAGTTTAAATCGCCGATAGAATTAAAATCTCTTTGGGGAGAAAATGATGCGGAAGCTATAACTCTTTATATACATATACCGTTTTGTATAAGTAAGTGTGGGTATTGCAATTTGATGTCTAGTACGAAAATACAGAGAGATAGGATTCACAGCTATGTAAAGCAATTGATAAACGAAATAAAAGCAGTAGGAAAATTTCTAGATATAAAAGATGACGATAAAAATATATTTTCAAGTGTAATATTTGGTGGAGGTACGCCTAGTATTCTCGAAGTAAATGAGATAAAGGATGTACTTGATGCGGCATCAATGTACTTAAATATTGACTATAATGATACGTTCTTATCAACAGAGGTTTCACCGAGAACGCTTAGCGAGGAGAAATTGAATCTATTTGAAAGTTATGGTATAGATAGAATAAGTATGGGAATTCAGAGTTTTAGAGAAAATGAACTCAAGAATGTTCATAGATTTGAAGGATTAGATAATATTAAAAAATCTATTGATTTATTATTTAAAAGAGAAATACCAATTAGAAATTTAGATTTGATTTATGGCATAGAAGGTCAAACGATGGAGACATGGAAAGAGTCACTTCAGAAAGTTGTATACAATTCGCCAGAAGAATTGTATATATATCCACTCTACATAAGAGAGAATACTTGTCTTTACTCAAAAGCTGAGAAAAATATTGATTTGATGAAAGAAATGTATGAGTTTGCTAAAGCTTTTTTGAAGAGCAATGGTTATATACAGACGTCTATGAGAAATTTTATTAGAGAAGATATGAAAATGGATTTATATCCTGAATATAGCTGTCAGGAAAATGCTATGATTGGTATAGGATGCGGAGCAAGATCATATATCGGAAATGTTCACTATTCTCGTAAGTATGCGGTTTTGCAAAATAATATAAATGAGATAATAGATGAATATATAGCTGAGACAGATTTTTCACATGCAAAGCATGGTTATATATTAGATCAAGATGAAATGAAAAGAAGATATATTCAAAAATCGATACTTAAAGTCACAGGTCTTGATTTAGACGATTATAATGATGTATTTGGCGAATCACCAGAGAATTACGATGAATTAAAAGATTTGGAAGAGTATGGTTTTATAGAAAAAAGAGATAATAGATATTTTCCAACTGAAAAGGGACTTTTGCATTCGGATTCAATAGGTCCGCTTTTTATATCAAATGTTGTTAAGCAGAAAATAGAAGAATTTAATGAATAG